One Pygocentrus nattereri isolate fPygNat1 chromosome 12, fPygNat1.pri, whole genome shotgun sequence DNA window includes the following coding sequences:
- the atp1b1b gene encoding sodium/potassium-transporting ATPase subunit beta-1b, whose product MPVQNKDDGGWKKFLWNSETRELLGRTGGSWAKILLFYVIFYGCLAGIFIGTIQAMLLTLSNYKPTWQDRIAPPGLTHSPRSDKSELTFSVNDVETYLKYTKSMKEFVDAYNEEKQRDQMKFEDCGEQPDEYKHRGDLESEIGVRKACRFSRSLLGPCSGVEDKDFGFSDGKPCLIVKLNRIVNFRPKPPQSNESIPEDAQHKVQPNVIPLYCHNKREEDEGKLGEVRYYGIGGGFPLQYYPYYGKLLHPQYLQPLVAIQFVNITMNYELRIECKVFGENIQYSDKDRYQGRFDIKITVNNY is encoded by the exons ATGCCTGTTCAGAATAAAGATGACGGAGGCTGGAAGAAGTTTCTGTGGAATTCAGAGACGAGGGAGCTGCTCGGGCGCACTGGTGGTAGTTGGG ccAAAATCCTTCTGTTCTATGTCATCTTTTATGGCTGCCTGGCTGGAATCTTCATTGGCACCATCCAGGCTATGCTTCTCACCTTGAGTAACTACAAACCCACCTGGCAGGACAGAATTGCTCCTCCAG GCCTTACCCACTCCCCTCGTTCAGACAAATCAGAGCTGACCTTCAGCGTGAATGACGTGGAGACATATTTGAAATACACAAAGTCCATGAAAGAATTTGTGGACGCTTACaatgaggaaaaacaaagagaCCAAATGAAGTTTGAAGACTGTGGAG aACAACCAGATGAATACAAGCACAGGGGAGATCTGGAGAGTGAAATTGGTGTTAGAAAGGCCTGTCGATTCTCAAGGAGTCTTCTTGGGCCTTGCTCGGGTGTTGAGGACAAAGATTTTGGCTTCAGCGATGGGAAGCCCTGCTTGATTGTCAAGCTCAATAGGATTGTGAATTTCAGACCAAAG CCTCCACAGTCCAATGAATCTATCCCAGAAGACGCCCAGCACAAAGTCCAGCCCAATGTTATCCCTCTGTACTGCCACAATAAG agaGAAGAGGACGAAGGTAAGCTTGGGGAGGTGAGGTACTATGGTATTGGAGGAGGGTTTCCTCTGCAGTATTACCCTTACTATGGCAAACTCCTGCACCCACAGTACCTACAGCCTCTGGTTGCCATCCAGTTTGTCAACATAACCATGAACTATGAGCTCCGGATTGAGTGCAAAGTGTTTGGCGAGAACATTCAGTACAGTGACAAGGACCGCTACCAGGGACGTTTTGATATTAAAATTACAGTCAACAACTATTGA